CACCAAGCACTTCATGGTGTCGGCTTTCATGGACCAAAGAAGAAAAGCTCATGATATCCGCATCATTGGAATATTCAAAAGAAATTCCATCCGTCCTCTTCACTGCTTTTTCTACTGTGGccaatttttcaataaaaccacTTCCGCCTCTGTTCTACAACACTTGGCTCACTTTAAATATCCCTACGGTCCTGCAGATGTTCTGTGTCGCATGCCTGAAAACTGCAGTGCAACTCATGTGACCCTTCTGACTCAACCAAGTCCAGTTAATGTATCTGATCATATTTGGCTGCCgataagaaacaaaaagaaccCCTATGAGGAAAAACTGAACTTCACTGTCTGCATTTCTACCCTCTATGGAGATTACAACAATGTGCTTCAGTTTGCACAAACTCTGGAGGTGTACAAGTAAGAAATTCTATTTGTAAAGGCTAAAGAGAATACCAATAAAGTAGATTCCAGTAtctataataaatatttaatatgaacaaggaattgctttttttctccaggTTACTCGGTGTGAACAGAGTGGTGATCTATAACACTAGCTGTGGTCCTGAACTCGACCGTCTTCTGAAGAGCTACAGCGAGGAAGGTTTTGTTGAAATTGTTCAATGGCCCATCAAAAAGTATCTGAATCCATCCAGTGGCTGGAAAGTTCGAGTACACAAAGGAGACCTGCAGTATTTTGGTCAGGTCGTTACCCTCAATGAGTGCGTCTATAGATCCATGGAGCGTTCACGCTACGTCGTGCTGAGTGACATAGATGAGATCCCAATGCCATATCAACACAACAACCTCAACTCTCTGATGGCATCACTGCATCGAAAACATCGAAAGGTACgttattccaaaaataaattttagagAAAGACATCATTTACTCCAAACTTTCTATTTACATTACCTCTTCATGTTCTATAGGTAGCAGTGTTCATCCTTGAAAGTCATGTCtttcctaaaatatattttgatccAAGTGAAAGATTCCGTCTCCCTCAATGGAGCAATGTGTCAGGAATTAATATTCTGGAGCACATCTACAGAGAA
The genomic region above belongs to Oryzias melastigma strain HK-1 linkage group LG22, ASM292280v2, whole genome shotgun sequence and contains:
- the LOC112146927 gene encoding uncharacterized protein LOC112146927; the protein is MEIRKCRTGILLFMVVYFFIAVFNTIPPKTSRVIPKPKQQTLPFLTSQESITPLFNTKHFMVSAFMDQRRKAHDIRIIGIFKRNSIRPLHCFFYCGQFFNKTTSASVLQHLAHFKYPYGPADVLCRMPENCSATHVTLLTQPSPVNVSDHIWLPIRNKKNPYEEKLNFTVCISTLYGDYNNVLQFAQTLEVYKLLGVNRVVIYNTSCGPELDRLLKSYSEEGFVEIVQWPIKKYLNPSSGWKVRVHKGDLQYFGQVVTLNECVYRSMERSRYVVLSDIDEIPMPYQHNNLNSLMASLHRKHRKVAVFILESHVFPKIYFDPSERFRLPQWSNVSGINILEHIYREDPDRKKFLHFKMIVQPKRVEQTSVHDVLRKFGGSLRVPWKLCRFIHIHVPRRTSLKLEELKVDKRLWDFQEKLIPNVDKALQRAGLLTES